In Tachysurus vachellii isolate PV-2020 chromosome 3, HZAU_Pvac_v1, whole genome shotgun sequence, one genomic interval encodes:
- the ubxn2a gene encoding UBX domain-containing protein 2A isoform X1 codes for MKDTDSREGVKDGAWCDASQNDHDDEEETPIRSSFSVEDLLDEVEKLSSVPTCDKKVEIVVRLWKDGFTLNDEVLRSYTAEENQEFLEALKRGVLPLELEGRADEEELEVSVEDMKDEMYVPKKKTFLPFSGRGYRLGSVAPRVVVRSRSIHEDCSGPPVPPVELDEALPITCLQIWLADGRRLVQRFNLSHRISDVQGFVEKAQTTSSPFILTTSLPFRELTQENLSLEEADLTNAVIVQRPLSTQAPFGHS; via the exons ATGAAAGACACTGATTCAAGGGAAGGTGTCAAAGATGGCGCATG GTGTGATGCTTCACAAAATGATCACGATGATGAAGAAGAGACTCCCATAAGGTCGAGTTTTTCTGTGGAGGACCTTCTTGATGAGGTGGAGAAGCTCAGCAGTGTTCCCACATGTGACAAGAAG GTGGAGATTGTGGTTAGACTCTGGAAAGATGGTTTTACACTGAATGATGAGGTTTTGCGCAGCTACACTGCAGAAGAGAATCAGGAGTTCCTTGAAGCACTTAAACGAGG GGTGTTACCATTGGAACTGGAGGGAAGAGCCGATGAGGAAGAGCTGGAAGTCAGCGTTGAGGACATGAAGGATGAAATGTATGTCCCAAAGAAGAAGACCTTCCTGCCTTTTAGTGGCAGAGGCTACAGACTAGGCAG CGTGGCACCTAGGGTTGTGGTCAGGTCTCGTTCAATCCATGAAGACTGCTCTGGCCCCCCAGTCCCTCCAGTGGAGCTGGATGAAGCTTTGCCCATCACTTGTCTCCAGATCTGGCTAGCAGATGGCCGGCGGCTAGTGCAGAGGTTTAACCTTTCTCATCG AATCAGCGATGTTCAAGGCTTTGTAGAGAAAGCCCAGACAACAAGCTCACCGTTCATCTTGACCACATCTCTACCTTTTCGGGAGCTCACGCAGGAGAATCTGAGCCTGGAGGAGGCCGACCTGACAAATGCCGTTATCGTCCAACGGCCTCTCAGCACACAAGCACCTTTTGGTCACTCATGA
- the ubxn2a gene encoding UBX domain-containing protein 2A isoform X2: MAHALRCDASQNDHDDEEETPIRSSFSVEDLLDEVEKLSSVPTCDKKVEIVVRLWKDGFTLNDEVLRSYTAEENQEFLEALKRGVLPLELEGRADEEELEVSVEDMKDEMYVPKKKTFLPFSGRGYRLGSVAPRVVVRSRSIHEDCSGPPVPPVELDEALPITCLQIWLADGRRLVQRFNLSHRISDVQGFVEKAQTTSSPFILTTSLPFRELTQENLSLEEADLTNAVIVQRPLSTQAPFGHS, translated from the exons ATGGCGCATG CTCTCAGGTGTGATGCTTCACAAAATGATCACGATGATGAAGAAGAGACTCCCATAAGGTCGAGTTTTTCTGTGGAGGACCTTCTTGATGAGGTGGAGAAGCTCAGCAGTGTTCCCACATGTGACAAGAAG GTGGAGATTGTGGTTAGACTCTGGAAAGATGGTTTTACACTGAATGATGAGGTTTTGCGCAGCTACACTGCAGAAGAGAATCAGGAGTTCCTTGAAGCACTTAAACGAGG GGTGTTACCATTGGAACTGGAGGGAAGAGCCGATGAGGAAGAGCTGGAAGTCAGCGTTGAGGACATGAAGGATGAAATGTATGTCCCAAAGAAGAAGACCTTCCTGCCTTTTAGTGGCAGAGGCTACAGACTAGGCAG CGTGGCACCTAGGGTTGTGGTCAGGTCTCGTTCAATCCATGAAGACTGCTCTGGCCCCCCAGTCCCTCCAGTGGAGCTGGATGAAGCTTTGCCCATCACTTGTCTCCAGATCTGGCTAGCAGATGGCCGGCGGCTAGTGCAGAGGTTTAACCTTTCTCATCG AATCAGCGATGTTCAAGGCTTTGTAGAGAAAGCCCAGACAACAAGCTCACCGTTCATCTTGACCACATCTCTACCTTTTCGGGAGCTCACGCAGGAGAATCTGAGCCTGGAGGAGGCCGACCTGACAAATGCCGTTATCGTCCAACGGCCTCTCAGCACACAAGCACCTTTTGGTCACTCATGA